Proteins encoded within one genomic window of Suricata suricatta isolate VVHF042 chromosome 17, meerkat_22Aug2017_6uvM2_HiC, whole genome shotgun sequence:
- the SLC25A35 gene encoding solute carrier family 25 member 35 produces MDFLMSGLAACGACVFTNPLEVVKTRMQLQGELRAPGTYQRHYRNVFHAFITIGKVDGLAALQKGLAPALLYQFLMNGIRLGTYGLAEAGGYLHTAEGSLSPPRSAAAGALAGVMGAYLGSPIYMVKTHLQAQAASEIAVGHQYKHQGMFQALSEIGQKHGLVGLWRGALGGLPRVVIGSSTQLCTFSSTKDLITQWEIFPPQSWKVALAAAMVSGIAVVLAMTPFDVASTRLYNQPTDAQGKGLMYRGILDALLQTARTEGIFGMYKGIGASYFRLGPHTILSLFFWDQLRSLYHTYTK; encoded by the exons ATGGACTTCTTAATGAGCGGCCTAGCAGCCTGCGGGGCTTGTGTCTTCACCAACCCCCTGGAAGTGGTAAAGACCAGGATGCAGCTGCAGGGGGAATTGCGGGCCCCCGGCACCTACCAGCGGCACTACCGAAACGTCTTCCATGCCTTCATCACCATCGGCAAGGTGGATGGCCTGGCTGCCTTGCAGAAGGGACTGGCCCCCGCCCTCTTATACCAGTTCCTGATGAATGGCATCCGGTTGGGCACCTACGGGCTGGCCGAGGCTGGGGGCTACCTGCACACTGCCGAAGGCTCCCTCAGCCCTCCCCGAAGCGCAGCAgctggggccctggctggggTCATGGGAGCCTACCTGGGGAGCCCCATCTACATG GTGAAGACACACCTACAGGCACAGGCAGCCTCGGAGATCGCGGTAGGGCACCAGTATAAGCACCAG GGCATGTTTCAGGCGCTAAGCGAGATTGGCCAGAAACATGGTCTGGTGGGGTTGTGGCGTGGGGCCCTGGGCGGCCTGCCCCGAGTTGTCATCGGTTCCTCCACCCAGCTGTGCACCTTCTCATCCACCAAGGATCTCATCACTCAGTGGGAG ATATTTCCTCCCCAGAGCTGGAAGGTGGCTCTGGCGGCCGCCATGGTGAGTGGCATCGCGGTGGTCCTGGCCATGACACCATTCGATGTGGCCAGCACGAGACTCTACAACCAGCCCACAGACGCTCAGGGCAAG GGCCTCATGTACCGGGGAATTCTGGATGCTCTGTTGCAGACCGCTCGGACAGAGGGCATTTTTGGCATGTACAAGGGTATAGGTGCCTCCTACTTCCGCCTTGGCCCCCACAccatcctttccctcttcttctgggaccAGTTACGCAGCCTCTACCACACGTACACCAAATAG
- the RANGRF gene encoding ran guanine nucleotide release factor isoform X2 yields the protein MPGPSPKRMEPTRDYPLFGGAFSATLPPGAIDVSVTDQSLIVELLELQAHVQGEEAARYHFEDVGGVQEARAVQVETVQPLSLENLALRDYCQEAWVLSGKQQVAKENQQVAKDVTVHQALLRLPQYETDLLLTFNQPPPDNRSSLSPENLSLLPWSLGNFEQLVTSLTLHDPDIFGPQ from the exons ATGCCCGGACCTAGTCCCAAGCGCATGGAGCCCACGCGAGACTATCCGCTGTTTGGGGGCGCTTTCTCCGCCACTCTCCCTCCCGGGGCCATCGATGTGAG CGTGACGGACCAAAGCCTGATCGTGGAACTTCTGGAGCTGCAGGCGCACGTGCAGGGAGAGGAGGCTGCGCG ATACCACTTTGAGGACGTTGGCGGGGTGCAGGAGGCTAGGGCTGTGCAAGTGGAGACTGTGCAGCCCCTCTCTTTGGAGAACCTGGCCCTGAGGGACTACTGTCAAGAAGCCTGGGTCCTCTCTGGCAAGCAGCAGGTGGCTAAGGAAAACCAGCAG GTAGCAAAGGACGTGACTGTGCACCAGGCCTTGCTGCGGCTGCCCCAGTATGAGACTGATCTGCTGCTTACCTTCAATCAGCCCCC CCCTGACAACAGGTCATCCCTTAGCCCTGAAAATCTGTCACTTCTGCCCTGGAGCCTGGGTAACTTTGAACAGCTGGTGACCAGTCTGACCCTTCACGATCCTGACATCTTTGGTCCCCAGTAA
- the RANGRF gene encoding ran guanine nucleotide release factor isoform X1 → MPGPSPKRMEPTRDYPLFGGAFSATLPPGAIDVSDLRPVPNNQEVFCHSVTDQSLIVELLELQAHVQGEEAARYHFEDVGGVQEARAVQVETVQPLSLENLALRDYCQEAWVLSGKQQVAKENQQVAKDVTVHQALLRLPQYETDLLLTFNQPPPDNRSSLSPENLSLLPWSLGNFEQLVTSLTLHDPDIFGPQ, encoded by the exons ATGCCCGGACCTAGTCCCAAGCGCATGGAGCCCACGCGAGACTATCCGCTGTTTGGGGGCGCTTTCTCCGCCACTCTCCCTCCCGGGGCCATCGATGTGAG CGACCTCCGGCCGGTCCCGAACAATCAGGAAGTCTTCTGCCACAGCGTGACGGACCAAAGCCTGATCGTGGAACTTCTGGAGCTGCAGGCGCACGTGCAGGGAGAGGAGGCTGCGCG ATACCACTTTGAGGACGTTGGCGGGGTGCAGGAGGCTAGGGCTGTGCAAGTGGAGACTGTGCAGCCCCTCTCTTTGGAGAACCTGGCCCTGAGGGACTACTGTCAAGAAGCCTGGGTCCTCTCTGGCAAGCAGCAGGTGGCTAAGGAAAACCAGCAG GTAGCAAAGGACGTGACTGTGCACCAGGCCTTGCTGCGGCTGCCCCAGTATGAGACTGATCTGCTGCTTACCTTCAATCAGCCCCC CCCTGACAACAGGTCATCCCTTAGCCCTGAAAATCTGTCACTTCTGCCCTGGAGCCTGGGTAACTTTGAACAGCTGGTGACCAGTCTGACCCTTCACGATCCTGACATCTTTGGTCCCCAGTAA
- the RANGRF gene encoding ran guanine nucleotide release factor isoform X3: MPGPSPKRMEPTRDYPLFGGAFSATLPPGAIDVSDLRPVPNNQEVFCHSVTDQSLIVELLELQAHVQGEEAARYHFEDVGGVQEARAVQVETVQPLSLENLALRDYCQEAWVLSGKQQVAKENQQVRTRECTRRWRGAGGRSQVSILTLMSLGSKGRDCAPGLAAAAPV, encoded by the exons ATGCCCGGACCTAGTCCCAAGCGCATGGAGCCCACGCGAGACTATCCGCTGTTTGGGGGCGCTTTCTCCGCCACTCTCCCTCCCGGGGCCATCGATGTGAG CGACCTCCGGCCGGTCCCGAACAATCAGGAAGTCTTCTGCCACAGCGTGACGGACCAAAGCCTGATCGTGGAACTTCTGGAGCTGCAGGCGCACGTGCAGGGAGAGGAGGCTGCGCG ATACCACTTTGAGGACGTTGGCGGGGTGCAGGAGGCTAGGGCTGTGCAAGTGGAGACTGTGCAGCCCCTCTCTTTGGAGAACCTGGCCCTGAGGGACTACTGTCAAGAAGCCTGGGTCCTCTCTGGCAAGCAGCAGGTGGCTAAGGAAAACCAGCAGGTGAGGACACGGGAATGTA CGCGCAGgtggaggggagctggggggaggagTCAGGTAAGCATCCTGACACTGATGTCTTTAGGTAGCAAAGGACGTGACTGTGCACCAGGCCTTGCTGCGGCTGCCCCAGTATGA